In one Bradyrhizobium sp. 4 genomic region, the following are encoded:
- a CDS encoding acyl-CoA carboxylase subunit beta: protein MKNILDALEDRRAGAKLGGGEKRIEAQHARGKLTARERIELLLDKGSFEEFDMFVEHRSTEFGMEKNKVPGDGVVTGWGTVNGRKTFVFAKDFTVFGGSLSETHALKITKLQDMAMKARAPIIGLYDAGGARIQEGVAALAGYSYVFRRNVLASGVIPQISVIMGPCAGGDVYSPAMTDFIFMVKNTSYMFVTGPDVVKTVTNEVVTAEELGGASVHATRSSIADGAFENDVETLLQMRRLIDFLPSNNTDGVPEWPSFDDIGRVDMSLDTLIPDNPNKPYDMKELILKVVDEGDFFEIADAFAKNIVTGFGRIAGRTVGFVANQPMVLAGVLDSDASRKAARFVRFCDAFNIPIVTFVDVPGFLPGTAQEYGGLIKHGAKLLFAYSQCTVPLVTIITRKAYGGAFDVMASKEIGADMNYAWPTAQIAVMGAKGAVEIIFRADIGDPDKIAARTKEYEDRFLSPFIAAERGYIDDVIMPHSTRKRIARALSMLKDKKVETPAKKHDNLPL, encoded by the coding sequence ATGAAGAATATCCTGGACGCCCTTGAAGACCGTCGCGCCGGCGCAAAGCTCGGCGGCGGCGAGAAGCGCATCGAGGCGCAGCACGCCCGCGGCAAGCTGACCGCGCGCGAGCGCATCGAGCTCTTGCTCGACAAGGGATCGTTCGAGGAATTCGACATGTTCGTCGAGCACCGCTCCACCGAGTTCGGCATGGAGAAGAACAAGGTGCCCGGCGACGGCGTCGTCACCGGCTGGGGCACCGTCAACGGCCGCAAGACGTTTGTCTTCGCCAAGGACTTCACCGTGTTCGGCGGATCGCTGTCGGAAACGCACGCGCTGAAGATCACAAAGCTCCAGGACATGGCGATGAAGGCGCGGGCGCCCATCATCGGCCTTTATGACGCCGGTGGCGCCCGCATCCAGGAGGGCGTCGCGGCGCTCGCCGGCTATTCCTACGTGTTCCGTCGCAACGTGCTTGCCTCCGGCGTGATCCCGCAGATCTCCGTCATCATGGGCCCCTGCGCCGGCGGCGACGTCTATTCGCCGGCGATGACCGACTTCATCTTCATGGTGAAGAACACCAGCTACATGTTTGTCACCGGCCCGGACGTGGTGAAGACCGTCACCAATGAGGTCGTCACGGCGGAAGAGCTCGGCGGCGCCTCGGTGCATGCCACGCGCTCCTCGATCGCCGACGGCGCCTTCGAGAACGACGTCGAGACGCTGTTGCAGATGCGGCGCCTGATCGACTTCCTGCCATCCAACAACACGGACGGCGTGCCGGAATGGCCGAGTTTCGACGACATCGGCCGGGTCGACATGTCGCTCGACACGCTGATCCCCGACAATCCGAACAAGCCCTACGACATGAAGGAGCTGATCCTGAAGGTCGTGGACGAGGGCGACTTCTTCGAGATCGCGGACGCCTTTGCCAAGAACATCGTCACCGGCTTCGGCCGCATCGCCGGCCGCACCGTCGGCTTCGTCGCCAACCAGCCGATGGTGCTCGCCGGCGTGCTCGACAGCGACGCTTCTCGGAAGGCGGCGCGCTTCGTCCGCTTCTGCGATGCCTTCAACATCCCGATCGTCACCTTCGTCGACGTGCCGGGCTTCCTGCCGGGCACCGCGCAGGAATATGGCGGCCTGATCAAGCACGGCGCGAAACTGCTGTTCGCCTATTCGCAGTGCACCGTGCCGCTGGTCACCATCATCACCCGCAAGGCCTATGGCGGCGCCTTCGACGTCATGGCCTCCAAGGAGATCGGTGCCGACATGAACTATGCCTGGCCGACCGCCCAGATCGCGGTGATGGGCGCCAAGGGCGCGGTCGAAATCATCTTCCGCGCCGACATCGGCGACCCCGACAAGATCGCCGCGCGTACCAAGGAATACGAAGACCGCTTCCTGTCGCCCTTCATCGCGGCCGAGCGCGGCTACATCGACGACGTCATCATGCCGCACTCGACGCGGAAGCGGATCGCGCGGGCGCTGTCGATGCTGAAGGACAAGAAGGTGGAAACGCCGGCGAAGAAGCACGACAATTTGCCGTTGTGA
- a CDS encoding DUF4260 domain-containing protein translates to MTEGAAETGAATGGVNILLRLEGLTLFVGMVMLYWAWDGSWLVFALLFFVPDLSFLAYLSDAKLGAMVYNAAHSYMAPVALLTLGFGLASPLTLSIALIWLAHIGIDRALGYGLKYSAGFGFTHLGRIGRQKDT, encoded by the coding sequence ATGACCGAAGGAGCGGCCGAGACCGGCGCGGCGACGGGCGGCGTCAACATCCTGCTGCGGCTGGAGGGCCTGACCCTGTTTGTGGGGATGGTGATGCTCTACTGGGCCTGGGACGGCTCATGGCTGGTGTTCGCACTGCTGTTCTTCGTCCCCGATCTCAGCTTCTTGGCATACCTGTCGGACGCCAAACTCGGCGCGATGGTCTACAACGCCGCCCACAGCTACATGGCGCCAGTCGCGCTGCTGACGCTCGGCTTCGGCCTCGCCTCGCCGCTCACCCTGTCCATCGCCTTGATCTGGCTCGCCCATATCGGCATCGACCGGGCGCTGGGCTATGGCCTGAAATATTCGGCCGGGTTCGGCTTCACCCATCTCGGCCGGATCGGCCGGCAGAAGGATACCTGA
- a CDS encoding dienelactone hydrolase family protein produces MPTAFRVAMALCISTLFVGIGANAQSLPREVATRAEIYPIPSLTLSDQQFLSGDAAAGKPVTVAGEFRVAQGSGKLPVVVLMHGSSGVGATTEAWVHAFNAMGISTFVIDGFTGRGLTVVGPNQALLGRLNLVIDIYRSLEILAKHPRVDPDRIVLMGFSRGGQATLYASLNRFHKLWNKSGIQFAAYIPFYPDCSTTYQNDTDIAARPIRIFHGTPDDYNPVKSCKAFVERLKTAGRDVVLTEYPDSAHGFDSGLLGVNTVAVSTGAQTVRNCQIREGDGGVLMNGDTKAPFTYQDACVELNPHVGGNPTTAAESRKAVVEFLQALFKLG; encoded by the coding sequence ATGCCGACGGCATTCCGCGTCGCCATGGCGCTCTGCATTTCAACGCTGTTCGTCGGCATCGGCGCCAACGCGCAATCGCTTCCCAGGGAAGTCGCCACCCGCGCCGAGATCTACCCGATCCCCTCGCTCACCCTCTCCGACCAGCAATTCCTCAGCGGTGATGCTGCGGCCGGAAAGCCGGTGACGGTCGCCGGCGAATTCCGCGTGGCGCAAGGCAGCGGAAAACTCCCCGTCGTGGTGCTGATGCACGGCTCGAGCGGCGTCGGCGCCACCACCGAGGCCTGGGTGCACGCGTTCAACGCCATGGGCATCTCGACTTTCGTGATCGACGGCTTTACCGGCCGCGGGCTGACGGTGGTGGGGCCGAACCAGGCCCTGCTCGGCCGGCTCAACCTCGTCATCGACATCTACCGCTCGCTGGAGATCCTCGCAAAACATCCCCGCGTCGATCCTGATCGCATCGTGCTGATGGGCTTCTCACGCGGCGGACAGGCGACGCTCTATGCGAGCCTCAACCGCTTCCACAAGCTCTGGAACAAGTCCGGCATCCAGTTCGCCGCCTACATTCCGTTCTATCCCGACTGCTCGACGACCTATCAGAACGACACGGACATCGCCGCGCGCCCGATCCGCATCTTCCACGGCACGCCCGACGACTACAATCCCGTGAAGAGCTGCAAGGCTTTCGTCGAGCGACTCAAGACGGCTGGCCGCGACGTGGTGCTGACGGAATACCCCGACAGCGCGCACGGCTTCGACAGCGGGCTGCTCGGCGTCAATACGGTTGCCGTATCAACAGGTGCGCAGACCGTGCGCAACTGCCAGATCCGCGAAGGCGACGGCGGAGTCTTGATGAATGGCGATACGAAAGCGCCGTTCACCTACCAGGACGCTTGCGTCGAGCTCAATCCGCATGTCGGCGGCAATCCAACGACTGCTGCCGAGTCGCGCAAGGCCGTGGTGGAGTTTTTGCAGGCGCTGTTCAAGTTGGGTTAG
- a CDS encoding carboxymuconolactone decarboxylase family protein produces MNSTPLWLSSLTLAAAGGWLAATMFAAPATSKEPRFPQLTMDQLDAKQKPLGEQIMKVSSVGIGGPYNPMIRSPVLGQRLFDLFHYLRWETSVPTKLNEFAILIIGRQWRSQVEWYAHAPLAAKAGLSPEIIAELKANKRPANMAEDEAVVYDFVTELTTTKKIGDETYARAKKVFNDQQIVDLTAVAGNYVMVAMLLTTAEETVPPDKQEPFKPGEP; encoded by the coding sequence ATGAACTCAACGCCACTCTGGCTGTCGTCGCTCACACTCGCCGCGGCGGGCGGCTGGCTCGCCGCCACGATGTTTGCAGCGCCCGCCACCAGCAAGGAGCCGCGCTTTCCGCAGCTCACCATGGACCAGCTCGACGCCAAGCAGAAACCGCTCGGCGAGCAGATCATGAAGGTCTCGAGCGTCGGCATCGGCGGTCCCTACAATCCGATGATCCGCAGCCCGGTGCTCGGCCAGCGCCTGTTCGACCTGTTCCACTATCTGCGCTGGGAGACCTCGGTCCCGACAAAACTCAACGAGTTCGCGATCCTGATCATCGGGCGGCAATGGCGTTCCCAGGTGGAGTGGTACGCCCATGCGCCGCTCGCGGCGAAGGCGGGTCTGTCGCCCGAGATCATCGCGGAGCTCAAGGCGAATAAGCGGCCTGCGAACATGGCCGAGGACGAGGCCGTCGTGTACGACTTCGTCACCGAGCTCACCACGACGAAGAAGATCGGCGACGAAACCTATGCGCGCGCGAAGAAGGTCTTCAACGACCAGCAGATTGTCGACCTCACCGCAGTCGCCGGCAATTACGTGATGGTCGCGATGCTGCTGACAACGGCGGAGGAGACCGTGCCGCCGGACAAGCAGGAGCCGTTCAAGCCGGGCGAGCCGTAG
- a CDS encoding penicillin-binding transpeptidase domain-containing protein — translation MLTRRSTLGLLAAAAALPARAFAHVAPPRNEIRDSLAKRFTDLGTAGTFVGYKVEDYLVVASDKERSGEAKLPASTFKIPNSLIALETGVVTDPDKDVFPWDGVKRPIEAWNKDHTLRSAILVSAVPVYQEIARRIGQERMQKYVDLFDYGNRDIGGGIDQFWLTGALRIDPVEQVDFVDRLRRRALPISKRSQDLVADILPVTKVGDSVIRAKSGLLGAERGEPSLGWMVGWAEKGEAHTVFALNMDCKEPRLVGERMPLTQACLAEIGAI, via the coding sequence GTGCTCACCCGCCGTTCCACCCTCGGCCTTCTCGCCGCAGCTGCCGCTTTGCCAGCGCGTGCATTCGCCCATGTCGCGCCGCCGCGCAACGAGATCCGTGACAGCCTCGCAAAGCGCTTCACCGACCTCGGCACGGCCGGGACGTTTGTCGGCTACAAGGTCGAGGACTATCTGGTCGTCGCCAGCGACAAGGAGCGTTCGGGCGAGGCGAAGCTGCCGGCTTCGACCTTCAAGATTCCGAACTCGCTGATCGCGCTCGAAACTGGCGTCGTCACTGACCCCGACAAGGACGTATTTCCTTGGGACGGCGTGAAGCGTCCGATCGAGGCCTGGAACAAGGACCACACGCTGCGCAGCGCGATTCTCGTCAGCGCGGTGCCGGTCTATCAGGAGATCGCACGCCGGATCGGACAAGAGCGCATGCAGAAGTATGTCGATCTGTTCGACTACGGCAATCGCGACATCGGCGGCGGCATCGACCAGTTCTGGCTCACCGGCGCCTTGCGCATCGATCCGGTCGAGCAGGTCGATTTCGTCGACAGGCTGCGCCGCCGCGCGCTGCCGATTTCGAAGCGCAGTCAGGATCTTGTCGCTGACATCCTGCCGGTGACCAAGGTCGGCGATAGCGTCATTCGCGCCAAGTCCGGGCTGCTTGGCGCCGAGCGCGGCGAGCCGTCGCTGGGCTGGATGGTGGGCTGGGCCGAGAAGGGCGAAGCGCACACCGTGTTCGCGCTCAATATGGACTGCAAGGAGCCGCGTCTGGTCGGCGAGCGCATGCCCCTGACGCAAGCCTGCCTTGCCGAGATCGGCGCGATCTAG
- a CDS encoding EscU/YscU/HrcU family type III secretion system export apparatus switch protein, with the protein MSDPSKLAIALHYEKGSNAPVVVAKGKGTIGEKIVEIAKANDIPIEENEILAGALSKVELGEEIPPDLYKAVAEVLVFVLRLSGKR; encoded by the coding sequence ATGAGCGATCCGTCGAAGCTTGCGATTGCGCTCCATTACGAGAAGGGCAGCAACGCGCCTGTCGTCGTCGCCAAGGGCAAGGGCACCATCGGCGAAAAGATCGTCGAGATCGCCAAGGCCAACGACATCCCGATCGAGGAGAACGAGATCCTGGCCGGCGCGCTGTCCAAGGTCGAACTCGGCGAGGAGATCCCACCCGACCTCTACAAGGCCGTCGCCGAAGTGCTGGTGTTCGTGCTGCGGCTGTCGGGCAAGCGGTAG
- a CDS encoding flagellar hook-length control protein FliK — protein sequence MPTPISSILPVSAASPVADAATPDLVLQAGSVVHARVVNVLADNLVRIAIANLSMDVMSEVALTPGQNLQLAVSQNGGTIRLAVMGGAGEAAADQVTLTPAAASLVDSPPLVPSAGAARNALTPTEQVAVTEASTEAVTKQGSQAPLFANLAAVVTGSDLPAGLKQAMLGVLAQQTPLNTGLEGGDIESAFQKSGLLLEASLAAGATPSSGTMPDLKAALLVLRQTLTTLEATAPQAQGAALPAGTVATPRVAAAQTQAAQAATPSTEPGIAQPPRSANLAASVLADAAGGAPQAAMPRTMTAGLVASLLQEITQDLPRMTGNLPGSNKAVPDGHVFEAAARATPPPVRGALPSPQSIASPSLAPDTPLAATVHRLLDDTDAALARQTLLQVASLPDRTDASGHRIDPTVPQWNFEIPFATPQGTAMAQFEISRDGGNESADPARRAWRARFTLNVEPAGPVHALITLNGDKTFVRMWAERPTTAQQLRAGIGELNQALTRAELKPGDILVRDGTPPQPTPARAGHFLDRAT from the coding sequence ATGCCGACGCCGATAAGCTCGATTCTTCCCGTCAGTGCCGCCAGCCCTGTTGCTGACGCGGCGACGCCCGATCTTGTGCTGCAGGCCGGCAGCGTGGTCCACGCCCGAGTGGTCAACGTGCTCGCCGATAATCTGGTGCGGATCGCGATCGCCAACCTCTCGATGGATGTGATGTCAGAGGTGGCGCTGACACCAGGCCAAAATCTCCAGCTTGCGGTGTCGCAGAACGGCGGCACCATCCGGCTCGCCGTCATGGGCGGGGCAGGCGAGGCGGCCGCCGATCAGGTCACGTTGACGCCGGCTGCGGCCTCGCTGGTGGACAGCCCGCCGCTAGTGCCGTCAGCGGGCGCGGCCCGCAATGCCCTCACACCGACCGAGCAGGTCGCCGTCACAGAAGCCTCGACCGAGGCCGTGACGAAGCAAGGCAGCCAGGCGCCGCTGTTCGCCAATCTGGCCGCGGTCGTCACCGGCAGCGATCTTCCGGCGGGGCTGAAGCAGGCGATGCTGGGCGTGCTGGCGCAGCAGACGCCGCTCAACACCGGACTCGAAGGCGGCGACATCGAGTCCGCTTTCCAGAAGTCCGGGCTGCTCCTCGAAGCCTCGCTCGCCGCAGGCGCGACTCCGTCCTCCGGAACGATGCCGGATTTGAAAGCCGCGCTGCTGGTGCTGCGCCAGACGCTGACGACGCTCGAGGCCACCGCGCCACAGGCGCAAGGTGCCGCCCTTCCAGCTGGCACCGTGGCGACACCGCGGGTCGCTGCCGCGCAGACGCAGGCTGCACAGGCCGCAACGCCGTCAACCGAACCCGGGATCGCCCAACCGCCGCGTAGCGCCAATCTCGCAGCCTCTGTGTTGGCGGACGCCGCTGGCGGCGCGCCGCAGGCCGCGATGCCGCGGACCATGACCGCAGGCCTTGTCGCGAGCCTCCTGCAAGAGATCACGCAAGATCTGCCGCGCATGACGGGTAACTTGCCGGGCTCGAACAAGGCCGTGCCCGACGGACATGTTTTTGAAGCCGCCGCGCGCGCAACGCCCCCGCCGGTTCGCGGCGCATTGCCGTCGCCGCAATCCATTGCCTCGCCGTCACTCGCACCGGATACGCCGCTTGCCGCGACCGTGCATCGCCTGCTCGACGACACCGATGCCGCCCTCGCGCGGCAGACCTTGCTCCAGGTCGCTTCGCTCCCCGATCGCACCGACGCCAGCGGTCACAGGATCGATCCGACTGTGCCGCAGTGGAATTTCGAGATTCCGTTCGCAACGCCGCAGGGCACTGCAATGGCGCAGTTCGAGATCTCGCGCGACGGCGGCAATGAATCCGCCGATCCCGCCAGGCGCGCCTGGCGTGCGCGCTTTACACTCAATGTCGAGCCAGCCGGCCCCGTGCACGCTTTGATTACGCTGAACGGTGACAAGACCTTCGTGCGGATGTGGGCGGAGCGGCCGACGACCGCACAGCAGCTTCGCGCCGGAATCGGCGAGCTCAACCAGGCCCTGACCAGGGCCGAGCTCAAGCCCGGCGACATCCTGGTTCGCGATGGCACCCCGCCGCAGCCCACTCCGGCCCGCGCCGGCCACTTCCTGGATCGCGCCACATGA